A portion of the Chaetodon trifascialis isolate fChaTrf1 chromosome 7, fChaTrf1.hap1, whole genome shotgun sequence genome contains these proteins:
- the LOC139333354 gene encoding cortexin domain-containing 1 protein, with the protein MDPPTLPVGRFDVDVDLGFALFFFFLLCFFLLVAIVRCAQMVLDPYSAISVTTHQEEQTED; encoded by the coding sequence ATGGACCCTCCAACCCTTCCAGTAGGCAGGTTTGACGTGGATGTGGACCTCGGTtttgctctcttcttctttttcctgctctgcttcttCTTGTTGGTGGCCATCGTCCGCTGTGCTCAGATGGTGCTGGACCCTTACAGCGCTATCTCTGTCACGACACACCAGGAGGAGCAAACAGAGGACTGA